A stretch of the Thiocystis violascens DSM 198 genome encodes the following:
- a CDS encoding serine/threonine protein kinase, producing MTTSNPTPYANLTPDLVLDAVESLGLLTDGRLLALNSYENRVYQVGLDESTPVIAKFYRPERWSDEAILEEHAFTLTLAEHEIPAVPPSIIAGRTLHAFGGHRFSLTPRRGGRTPELEDATVLEWIGRFIGRIHAVGAIAPFAHRPTLDIDSFGTEPRDFLLANDWIPSDLLPAYASVVDQALQGVRACYARAGSVQSIRLHGDCHLGNLLWTDAGPHFVDFDDARMGPAVQDLWMLLSGERGEMSRQLADVLAGYEDFQEFDPRELHLIEALRTLRIIHHAAWLARRWEDPAFPAAFTWFGNQHYWQNHILQLREQIAAMEEGPLWSA from the coding sequence ATGACCACATCCAATCCAACCCCCTATGCCAATCTCACCCCGGATCTCGTGCTCGATGCGGTGGAGAGTCTCGGACTCCTGACCGATGGGCGTCTGCTGGCGCTGAACAGCTATGAAAACCGGGTCTATCAGGTCGGTCTCGATGAATCCACGCCGGTCATCGCCAAGTTCTACCGACCGGAACGCTGGAGCGACGAGGCCATCCTGGAGGAGCATGCCTTCACCCTGACCCTGGCCGAACACGAAATTCCGGCCGTCCCGCCGTCGATCATCGCGGGTCGCACCCTGCATGCATTCGGCGGCCACCGCTTCTCGCTGACCCCGCGCCGGGGCGGACGCACGCCGGAGTTGGAAGACGCGACGGTGCTGGAATGGATCGGACGCTTCATCGGACGCATCCATGCCGTCGGGGCCATCGCGCCCTTCGCGCATCGTCCGACCCTCGACATCGACAGTTTCGGCACCGAACCGCGCGATTTTCTGCTGGCCAACGACTGGATTCCGAGCGACCTGCTGCCCGCCTATGCCAGCGTGGTCGATCAGGCGCTTCAGGGCGTGCGGGCCTGCTATGCGCGCGCCGGTTCGGTCCAATCCATCCGGCTGCACGGCGACTGTCATCTCGGCAATCTGCTCTGGACCGACGCCGGACCGCACTTCGTCGACTTCGACGACGCCCGCATGGGGCCGGCGGTGCAGGATCTGTGGATGCTGCTCTCGGGCGAGCGCGGCGAGATGAGCCGTCAGCTTGCCGACGTGCTGGCCGGTTACGAGGATTTTCAGGAATTCGACCCGCGCGAGCTGCATCTGATCGAGGCGCTACGCACCCTACGCATCATTCACCATGCCGCCTGGCTCGCCCGCCGCTGGGAGGATCCGGCCTTTCCGGCGGCCTTCACCTGGTTCGGCAACCAGCATTATTGGCAGAACCATATCCTGCAACTGCGCGAACAGATCGCGGCCATGGAAGAAGGGCCGCTCTGGTCCGCCTGA
- a CDS encoding glycerate kinase type-2 family protein produces the protein MTDRIESRQRLARILAVALQSVEGRAAVRRALAARPIAGPVWLCAIGKAAESMALGACDSLGATGSGGLLITKSGHLSQSRLGCLGIESLVGGHPIPTAASLDAGARLLAALREAPPDATLLFLLSGGASSLVEVPVAGFDLADLQRLNRWLLGSGLPIDEMNLVRKSVSRIKAGGLLGLVADRPLRQLAISDVPGDRPGVIGSGLLTPEPDLARRARHLDLPDWLADWVRHGLTERASSDRLTPATSPDRPPTMELVATLATAMSAALEAARREGVTAYRHESLVQGDAAERGRALAHTLMKGPSGLHIWGGETTVRLPESPGRGGRNQHLALAAAVELAGRADCLLLSAGTDGTDGPTDDAGALVDGGTLGRAQLAGLDALDCLERADAGRLLESSGDLIDTGPTGTNVMDLILGLKL, from the coding sequence ATGACTGACCGAATCGAGTCACGCCAACGGCTCGCGCGGATCCTGGCCGTAGCGCTCCAGTCGGTCGAGGGCCGCGCGGCGGTGCGTCGCGCGCTGGCCGCCCGACCGATCGCCGGACCGGTCTGGCTCTGCGCCATCGGCAAGGCGGCAGAGTCGATGGCGCTGGGCGCGTGCGACAGCCTGGGCGCGACCGGTTCTGGCGGATTGCTGATCACCAAATCCGGGCATCTGAGCCAGTCCCGGCTCGGCTGTCTTGGAATCGAGTCCCTGGTCGGCGGCCATCCGATCCCCACCGCCGCCAGTCTGGACGCGGGCGCGCGCCTGCTCGCCGCGCTCCGGGAGGCGCCGCCCGACGCCACCCTGCTCTTTCTGCTCTCGGGCGGTGCGTCGAGTCTGGTCGAGGTGCCGGTTGCGGGGTTCGATCTTGCGGATCTACAACGCCTGAATCGCTGGCTGCTCGGCAGCGGACTGCCCATTGATGAGATGAATCTGGTCCGTAAATCGGTCTCGCGGATCAAGGCTGGCGGGTTGCTGGGACTCGTCGCCGACCGACCGCTTCGGCAACTGGCGATCTCCGATGTGCCCGGCGACCGTCCTGGCGTCATCGGCTCGGGTCTGTTGACGCCCGAGCCGGATCTGGCGCGGCGGGCGCGTCATCTGGATCTCCCCGACTGGCTGGCGGACTGGGTCCGGCATGGATTGACCGAGCGCGCCAGCTCCGACCGCCTGACTCCGGCGACTTCGCCCGACCGCCCACCCACCATGGAATTGGTCGCCACCCTGGCAACCGCCATGAGCGCGGCGCTGGAGGCCGCCCGGCGGGAAGGCGTAACGGCGTATCGACACGAGTCACTCGTTCAGGGCGATGCCGCCGAGCGCGGTCGCGCGCTGGCCCACACCCTGATGAAAGGTCCGTCCGGTCTGCATATCTGGGGCGGAGAGACGACCGTGCGTTTGCCGGAATCGCCTGGACGTGGCGGGCGCAACCAGCACCTGGCCCTGGCGGCGGCGGTCGAACTCGCGGGCCGGGCCGACTGTCTGCTGCTGAGCGCGGGCACCGATGGGACCGACGGGCCCACGGACGATGCCGGCGCCCTGGTCGACGGCGGAACCCTCGGGCGCGCGCAACTGGCGGGCCTCGACGCGCTGGACTGTCTGGAGCGCGCCGATGCGGGGCGTCTGCTGGAGTCGAGCGGCGATTTGATCGACACCGGACCGACCGGCACCAATGTGATGGACCTGATTCTTGGACTGAAACTGTGA
- a CDS encoding gamma-butyrobetaine hydroxylase-like domain-containing protein codes for MTEQPSQRHPTEINLHAKSRLLTIVFDDGASFDLPCEYLRVFSRAAEVRTLNRPVTGKETVNILAIEPQGQYAVRILFDDGHDTGIYSWDTLYRLGQEKARNWSDYLAKLEQIGYRRAEPEQGEKRIRLLYFAWLAHKLRKESEELTVPAEVGDIASLIRWLGSRKRGAAVLFEAGRVRVTINKQFSEPFTKLHDGDEVGIVPTSPTPPATPDLI; via the coding sequence ATGACCGAACAACCCAGCCAGCGCCATCCCACCGAGATCAACCTCCACGCCAAGTCGCGTCTGCTCACCATCGTCTTCGATGACGGCGCCTCGTTCGATTTGCCCTGCGAATATCTTCGGGTCTTTTCGCGGGCCGCCGAGGTGCGCACCCTGAACCGGCCGGTCACGGGCAAGGAAACCGTCAACATCCTCGCGATCGAGCCTCAGGGTCAGTACGCCGTGCGCATCCTCTTCGATGACGGACACGACACCGGCATCTATTCGTGGGACACGCTCTACCGGCTTGGGCAGGAGAAAGCGCGCAACTGGTCGGATTATCTCGCGAAACTGGAACAGATCGGCTACCGACGGGCCGAGCCGGAACAGGGCGAGAAACGCATCCGGCTGCTCTATTTCGCCTGGCTGGCCCACAAGCTGCGCAAGGAATCCGAGGAGTTGACGGTTCCGGCGGAGGTCGGGGATATCGCGTCGCTGATACGCTGGCTCGGGTCGCGCAAACGCGGCGCGGCGGTGCTGTTCGAGGCTGGGCGAGTTCGGGTAACGATCAACAAGCAGTTCAGCGAACCCTTCACCAAACTGCATGACGGCGACGAGGTCGGGATCGTACCGACCTCCCCCACTCCGCCGGCGACTCCCGACCTGATCTGA
- the nudB gene encoding dihydroneopterin triphosphate diphosphatase translates to MPPEALKRPQSVLVVICTRGGEFLLLRRVRPAAFWQSVTGSLEPGESPRLAAAREVREETGLRVGGALIDLRHSALFPIIAAWRRRYAPNVCFNREYWFALVLETRRLIELNPREHLEYRWLSAEAAARLTGSWTNRDAIRALACSLG, encoded by the coding sequence ATGCCCCCTGAAGCCTTGAAGCGTCCGCAGTCCGTGCTGGTCGTCATCTGTACCCGTGGCGGCGAGTTCCTGTTACTGCGGCGCGTCCGCCCGGCGGCCTTTTGGCAGTCGGTGACGGGGAGTCTGGAGCCTGGCGAGTCGCCCCGGCTCGCCGCCGCGCGCGAGGTGCGCGAGGAGACCGGGCTGCGGGTGGGCGGGGCGCTGATCGATCTGCGTCATTCGGCGCTGTTCCCGATCATCGCGGCCTGGCGTAGGCGGTACGCGCCCAATGTCTGTTTCAATCGCGAATACTGGTTCGCCCTGGTGCTGGAAACCCGGCGTCTCATCGAGCTGAACCCGCGCGAGCATCTGGAATACCGCTGGCTTTCGGCCGAGGCCGCGGCCCGGCTCACCGGATCCTGGACCAATCGCGACGCCATCCGGGCGCTGGCCTGCTCGCTCGGATAA